One window from the genome of Salvia miltiorrhiza cultivar Shanhuang (shh) chromosome 7, IMPLAD_Smil_shh, whole genome shotgun sequence encodes:
- the LOC130992739 gene encoding probable inactive poly [ADP-ribose] polymerase SRO3, producing the protein MNSLNSTSIMTKRCAEVKSSAKALGHRSSAATRCEPLIQNYSNFKRSSCPKRLMFYENGSWVDYSEEVADLLKLGFAEGRPMVEAQVLGYNCFFDLYRMLEIDLESGNQRSIAWIDADGKCFFPKTFVDSCENDREVELVDGDKSCAKIEIDIKIVENSGNHEGVGLKEDVNFGKRGRSENVEKGKVEESFCGTAAKRLKMVESESQSSRWPKARNLAAGEKRYAIVKNLFLSGLENVEPGARITSIHQCVRMGPLDKARSEIFAKQVEIKKRARGESNVVFAWYGASSQGVESILMHGFGIPSKLSRSAGHGIGIHLSPIRSPQNSAMLAEVDENGEKHVILCRVILGKCEKVEAGSLQSYPSSVEYDTGVDDLNNPRWYTVWHGNMNTHILPECVVSYRPVNINGSVNSVPKNWVPHPSTFIAKLFSKLRGSLPLPQFCELQTSWESCKEGKLGKDAFMKKLRLLVGDDVLRSAIQEIRG; encoded by the exons ATGAATTCGTTGAATTCCACCTCAATAATGACGAAAAGGTGCGCGGAGGTAAAAAGCAGCGCGAAAGCCTTGGGCCATAGATCTTCAGCTGCAACGCGTTGTGAGCCGTTGATCCAGAATTATTCGAATTTTAAGCGGAGCTCGTGCCCGAAGCGCTTGATGTTCTACGAGAACGGATCGTGGGTTGATTATTCGGAGGAAGTGGCGGATTTgttgaaattagggtttgcgGAGGGGAGGCCGATGGTTGAGGCTCAAGTCCTCGGGTACAACTGTTTCTTTGACTTGTACCGCATGCTTGAGATTGATTTGGAGTCCGGTAATCAGCGGTCCATTGCTTGGATTGATGCTGATGGTAAGTGCTTTTTCCCCAAAACGTTTGTCGATAGCTGTGAAAATGATCGTGAGGTTGAATTGGTCGATGGCGATAAGAGTTGCGCCAAGATCGAGATTGATATAAAAATTGTTGAGAATTCAGGGAATCACGAGGGTGTGGGGTTGAAGGAAGATGTAAATTTTGGTAAGAGGGGGAGAAGCGAGAATGTAGAGAAGGGAAAAGTGGAGGAGAGTTTTTGCGGCACCGCTGCAAAAAGGCTGAAAATGGTTGAGAGCGAGTCGCAGTCCTCGCGGTGGCCGAAGGCCAGGAATTTGGCAGCTGGGGAGAAACGCTATGCAATAGTAAAGAATTTGTTCTTATCCGGGCTGGAGAATGTGGAGCCGGGTGCTAGGATTACCTCCATTCATCAGTGTGTGCGGATGGGACCCTTGGATAAAGCGCGATCAGAGATTTTCGCGAAGCAAGTAGAGATCAAGAAACGAGCTAGAGGGGAAAGTAATGTGGTTTTTGCGTGGTATGGGGCGTCATCCCAGGGAGTGGAGAGCATCTTGATGCATGGGTTTGGAATACCTAGCAAGTTGTCTCGCTCAGCCGGTCATGGCATTGGAATTCACTTGTCGCCTATTCGGTCGCCCCAAAATAG TGCAATGTTGGCAGAGGTGGACGAGAATGGTGAGAAGCATGTCATATTGTGTAGAGTGATATTGGGAAAATGCGAGAAGGTTGAAGCAGGGTCACTTCAGTCTTATCCGTCAAGTGTGGAGTATGATACTGGTGTTGACGATTTAAACAATCCTAGGTGGTATACGGTGTGGCATGGCAACATGAATACTCATATTCTACCAGAATGTGTTGTCAGCTACCGGCCTGTAAATATAAATG GTTCTGTTAATAGTGTCCCTAAGAATTGGGTTCCTCATCCGTCGACATTTATCGCAAAGCTATTCTCCAAGCTGAGAGGTTCACTTCCTTTGCCGCAGTTTTGCGAATTGCAAACTTCATGGGAGTCGTGTAAG GAAGGAAAGTTGGGAAAAGATGCTTTCATGAAAAAATTACGATTACTTGTTGGAGATGATGTGCTGCGCTCTGCCATTCAAGAAATTCGTGGCTGA